From a single Sorghum bicolor cultivar BTx623 chromosome 5, Sorghum_bicolor_NCBIv3, whole genome shotgun sequence genomic region:
- the LOC8067626 gene encoding uncharacterized protein LOC8067626 yields MARSRRRRRRRGAPSSQQGDESSALEDGILSTREVTIVEKSGSTSSTSSGPYVCADLLDSLLHEIIVLINSFQDFLAFSGTCHSWRAAVSSFPPVYAFSFPPLHLEPDGPYVPPHSKCFKSLDLSNCKWKLSDLTKKNLSLHCSVPQNTPNEMDYLGCSHGYLIFTYEEHCLLVDAYTGAKVMPPKLPCNNKLGYSGIGILTAPFSSPNSRLLLFSWVSMFEWQVGTTSWSEHPLDLDRERVYQVVSFKGHILVVDTLMGLHTIQLTPQFSMNEVAITWRTLQTFPFTTWFVVCGDMLLMVNLTFASVPSLGSSLSFGGSDVDMRFFKVFRLDFSVKPAKWVQMEKLENYALFLSLDRRNPAFSCVNPERWGGKSNCVYVAKLFNDADPEETWTALEVGQSVPHHHIVDLMMYSRHSHRTTVRLVAFGFSPVWFMAPASDRVSLAGYWLVLHRQWRLLFL; encoded by the exons ATGGCcagaagccgccgccgccgccgccgccgcggagcgCCGTCGTCGCAGCAGGGCGACGAATCCTCGGCGCTGGAGGACGGCatcctcagcaccag AGAAGTCACCATTGTGGAGAAGTCAGGCTCTACTTCGTCGACTTCATCTGGACCTTATGTTTGTGCAGATCTCCTGGACAGCCTGCTTCATGAAATCATTGTTCTCATCAACTCATTCCAGGACTTCCTTGCTTTTAGTGGCACCTGCCACTCTTGGCGTGCAGCAGTCTCTTCCTTCCCCCCTGTGTATGCTTTCAGCTTCCCACCTCTGCATCTCGAACCAGATGGTCCTTATGTCCCTCCACATAGCAAATGTTTCAAGTCCCTCGATTTGTCTAATTGCAAATGGAAGCTCAGTGACCTTACCAAGAAAAACTTATCCCTTCATTGTTCAGTGCCTCAAAACACTCCAAATGAAATGGACTATCTGGGTTGCTCACATGGGTATCTTATCTTTACGTATGAGGAGCACTGCCTACTTGTCGATGCATACACTGGTGCCAAGGTGATGCCCCCCAAACTCCCATGCAACAACAAACTTGGTTACTCTGGCATTGGCATCCTGACGGCTCCATTCAGTTCACCCAACTCTCGCCTCCTCCTGTTCTCATGGGTCTCCATGTTTGAGTGGCAGGTTGGAACAAcctcctggtcagagcatcctCTTGATCTTGACCGTGAACGCGTCTATCAGGTTGTGTCCTTCAAAGGTCATATCCTTGTCGTAGATACTCTTATGGGGCTTCACACTATCCAACTAACACCTCAGTTCAGCATGAACGAAGTAGCAATTACGTGGAGGACCCTGCAGACCTTTCCTTTTACCACATGGTTTGTGGTCTGTGGTGACATGCTTCTCATGGTTAATCTCACATTTGCTTCTGTTCCATCACTTGGGAGCTCGCTTAGCTTTGGCGGGTCCGATGTTGACATGAGGTTTTTTAAGGTCTTCCGCCTTGACTTCTCAGTGAAGCCAGCCAAGTGGGTACAGATGGAGAAGTTGGAAAACTATGCGCTGTTTCTTAGCCTGGATAGGAGGAACCCTGCATTTTCTTGCGTGAACCCTGAGAGATGGGGAGGAAAGAGTAACTGTGTTTACGTTGCCAAGCTATTTAATGATGCTGATCCTGAAGAGACTTGGACTGCGCTGGAGGTTGGTCAGTCAGTGCCGCACCACCACATAGTTGACCTCATGATGTATAGTAGGCATTCCCACCGGACTACAGTCAGATTGGTAGCCTTTGGCTTTTCCCCAGTCTGGTTTATGGCGCCAGCCAGTGATCGTGTAAGCCTTGCAGGGTATTGGCTAGTTTTGCACAGGCAATGGCGATTGCTGTTTTTGTAG